From Prionailurus bengalensis isolate Pbe53 chromosome F2, Fcat_Pben_1.1_paternal_pri, whole genome shotgun sequence, one genomic window encodes:
- the KLHL38 gene encoding kelch-like protein 38, protein MLPLGTSSPPCRMDEELPDELLFKDHDFSSDLLRQLNGLRQNRMLTDVSICTGTWEVPCHRSVLASSSPYFRAMFCSNFRERSEPKVQLRGIDPPTLDQIISYVYTGEVHITAENVLPLMEAASMLQYPKLLEACSSYLQSQLTPGNCLGMIRLSEILSCESLKKKAREVALTCFPEVAASADLKELCVLELRDYLGDDGLCAEEEKVFEALMVWVKHDLQARKRHVQELFKQVRLQYIHPAFFHHFIANNALLQSSPSCQTILETAKRQMFALHSATSAPDLQPPWHVPPRTSYQDFLVLLGGRKDSQQTTRDVLLYNRQTGQWQNLAKLPTRLYKASAVTLHRSIYVLGGMAVGTGKNMPSHNIYIYSLKLNQWRLGQPMLVARYSHKSTTHKNFIFSIGGIGEGQEVMGSMERYNSILNIWESMASMPVGVLHPAVAVKDQRLYLFGGEDIMQNPVRLIQVYHISRNTWFKMETRMIKNVCAPAVVLGERIVIVGGYTRRILAYDPQSNKFVKCADMKDRRMHHGATVMGNKIYVTGGRRLTTDCNIEDLASFDCYDPETDTWTSQGQLPHKLFDHACLTLQCIPHTPTFS, encoded by the exons ATGCTTCCCCTTGGGACCTCTTCCCCACCTTGTagaatggatgaggagttgccAGATGAGTTGCTCTTCAAAGACCATGACTTCTCCTCTGACTTACTGAGGCAGCTCAATGGCTTAAGGCAAAACAGGATGCTGACTGATGTGAGCATCTGTACCGGGACCTGGGAGGTCCCCTGCCACCGAAGTGTGCTGGCCTCCAGCAGCCCCTACTTCAGGGCCATGTTCTGCAGCAACTTCCGGGAGAGAAGCGAGCCCAAAGTCCAGCTGAGGGGCATCGACCCCCCAACTCTGGACCAGATCATCTCGTATGTGTACACTGGGGAGGTGCACATCACGGCTGAGAACGTCCTGCCCTTGATGGAGGCAGCCTCCATGCTACAGTATCCCAAGCTTCTGGAGGCCTGCTCCTCCTACCTCCAGAGCCAGCTGACCCCCGGCAACTGCCTGGGCATGATCAGACTCTCTGAAATCTTAAGTTGTGAGAGCCTCAAGAAGAAAGCCAGGGAGGTGGCCCTGACGTGTTTTCCAGAGGTGGCTGCATCGGCAGACCTGAAGGAGCTCTGCGTCTTGGAATTGAGAGACTATCTGGGGGacgacgggctctgtgcggaGGAGGAAAAGGTGTTTGAGGCCCTCATGGTTTGGGTCAAGCACGACCTCCAGGCCCGGAAACGACACGTGCAGGAGCTGTTCAAGCAAGTCAGGCTTCAGTACATCCACCCGGCCTTCTTCCATCATTTCATCGCCAACAATGCCCTCCTTCAGTCCTCACCCTCATGCCAGACCATCCTGGAGACAGCCAAGAGGCAGATGTTTGCTTTGCACAGTGCCACCAGTGCCCCAGACCTCCAACCTCCATGGCATGTCCCCCCAAGAACCTCTTACCAAGATTTCCTCGTCCTCttgggtggaaggaaggacagcCAGCAGACCACCAGGGACGTTCTGCTGTACAACAGACAGACCGGCCAGTGGCAGAACCTTGCCAAACTCCCGACCCGGCTGTACAAGGCCTCAGCTGTCACTTTGCACCGCAGCATCTATGTGCTGGGAGGCATGGCTGTGGGCACAGGGAAGAACATGCCCAGCCACAACATCTACATCTACTCCCTGAAGCTCAATCAGTGGAGGCTGGGGCAGCCCATGCTGGTCGCCCGCTACTCGCATAAAAGCACTACCCATAAGAACTTCATCTTTTCCATTGGGGGGATTGGAGAAGGGCAGGAGGTCATGGGCTCCATGGAGAGATACAACAGCATCTTGAACATCTGGGAGAGTATGGCCAGCATGCCAGTGGGGGTTCTCCACCCTGCAGTCGCTGTGAAAGACCAAAGACTCTACCTTTTTGGGGGAGAGGACATCATGCAGAATCCTGTGCGCCTTATCCAG GTTTACCACATTTCCAGAAACACATGGTTCAAAATGGAGACAAGAATGATCAAGAATGTGTGTGCCCCTGCAGTGGTGCTGGGGGAGCGTATTGTCATCGTGGGAG GTTACACAAGGAGGATTCTTGCTTATGACCCTCAATCCAACAAATTTGTCAAGTGTGCGGACATGAAAGACCGCAGGATGCACCATGGGGCCACGGTGATGGGGAACAAGATCTATGTAACGGGTGGGCGGCGGCTGACCACAGATTGCAACATCGAGGACTTGGCCTCCTTTGACTGCTACGACCCTGAGACAGATACCTGGACATCCCAGGGACAGCTTCCTCACAAACTCTTTGATCACGCCTGCCTCACTCTCCAGTGCATACCTCACACTCCCACCTTCTCATGA